A stretch of the Desulfobacter sp. genome encodes the following:
- a CDS encoding DDE-type integrase/transposase/recombinase, with product MIKQDHRFIKKLVRAGMGFKTFHSAWRTLKGYEIMNMIRKGQVKNIRKGEILKQKEFVENLFSYAA from the coding sequence ATTATTAAGCAAGACCACCGGTTTATCAAAAAGCTTGTCAGAGCTGGTATGGGGTTCAAGACATTTCATTCTGCCTGGCGGACGCTAAAAGGCTATGAAATTATGAACATGATCAGAAAAGGACAAGTTAAAAATATCAGGAAGGGAGAAATTTTAAAGCAGAAAGAATTCGTCGAAAATCTGTTTTCTTATGCTGCGTAA